The following nucleotide sequence is from Salvia miltiorrhiza cultivar Shanhuang (shh) unplaced genomic scaffold, IMPLAD_Smil_shh original_scaffold_220:::fragment_1, whole genome shotgun sequence.
ttatacttAAAattggttgttgttgttgtatcATGCTTTTTCTACAGATTGGGATTAATTTGCTTATTGATTAcaatattgatatttttttataaatccgAATTTCCTTATTGATTACAAtattaatgtttttttataGATCGGAATTTGCTTATTGATTACAATATTGATGCTTATCAATACTATAGGGATTTGCTTATTAACATTATAACAATGGACTACAACCTAATTAGTAATAAcaaataaagtaataattataaGTAGATAATTTAAAAGAGATTAGCTGAGCGATCTCTTATATATAAAAGGAGgatacattataattttatttggtaAAGGAGGATACTTTATAATTAGTATAATTACTTGTTCCGATTTCATTGTATGCATGTAGATGCAAGGAAAAATAATGTATTTAGCTATGAGATACAACGTTTTTAGCAAAGAAGTTCAATATAATTAGcagttaaaaaaatattaattataataaattattttataatataaattcaaattaaggATATAAAATTTAGAATTGGGATTGATGAACCGTATTACCTTTTACCGGTGATTGCTAGGGTTAGAAACATTTTTTGAATTTACATAATTACATATAGGAATTTTGAGAAGTGAATATATTTTTACACAATTAATAATGTAattaaaatatgattaaaaTTGGAAGCATCCCACCATTTATGGATGTAAACGGTTACGTGAATTATaaacaattaattaatggcCTAACCCACTAAAAACCCGAAAATGAGTGAAACAAGGAGAAggttaattaaatatatacaaattataaattatgaactaatctTATTCATAGATTGAATATAATCAAGGGACCAGATTGGTTCCTAGTTAACATATAACAGAGAGTTTTCATTTGAGCTATCCTCAATGAcaacaaatataaaaatgtCATATAGTGTAGAATTAAGTGTGAAGTAAATACTGAATTGTGAGAATAATGGAGAGCTTTTCAATAAGTAGCTCTTTATATAATAGATCGATATCGAAGATTTGTAAATCAATTATGGTTTAAACTTTTACAACCAAAACTACCTCTATTTATTGAACTCCTCGTTATTTGACCATTCCCCATCAATTTTATGTGGTTAAAAACACTTGAAAAGATGTAGACTagtattgtttttcttttttctttgattgCCTAGAAAATAATGATTGTATGATTTAGGGGaaattatcattaattaagGTTATTTTGGCTATTTTTTATGAGGTGATTTTGGGTACAATCGAGTTGCATCCTCACTTAGATCGTGACTCACACCCTGATCCAAACCTATATCTTAACCTGAActttataaataacactattttgggtGCATGCCAACTAGATTATACTCaagattttgtgttattttattaaattatgtttCAAAACTTAGGAATACTTAGGAGAGATCGAGCAACAATATTCAATAAGTTAAAAACTACTAATCCTCAATTAGTTCAGAAGCCATTGTATAAAAACATTGAATAAGTAAAAAATATAACTAATCCACAGTTAATTAGTTCACaaccaagtcaaaaaaaaaaaactttgcgAGCTATTGTATAAAACATTGAATAAGCGAAAAGTAAGTAATCGAGCGTTAGTTGGGAAGTGATTGTATAAGAAGGATTGGGGATTAGTATAGTAAGATATTAAGCAGAGTGAATTGATGAAGAAGTACTGGCGGCATCTGGCTGGTGCAGCTGAAGCTCTGCGAGGCGTTCCACCTGCTGACGAAGCATTCTGCTGCTTTCATGCTTTTGCCGGCGCTTCATGAGGCGCTCCGCCAAGTCCCTGCATCATCAAACATGAATTATTCATGCTCAATTATCAAACTAGGTAGAGTGGAATTAACCTGCAATTGCAGTTGGATTGTTGGCATGCTTGAGTATGGGCGTGAAGAAGACGCAACGTTGTATCAAAGGAACGGCAGCCACCCGCGCCTCGTCTGCAGACGATGACATGGCGAAACATTTTCTTAGCCATGCCACACTTGAGATGCTTGCAACTCCGCGATTCGCACTGAGCAGCATGCGCCACTGCATCAAGATTTATCCTCAACTGCAACAATTAATGGATTCAAAATCCACACTTGAAAAAAACcagattaattaataattgagcGCATCTAATTAATTCAAGCCACACTGGAGATTGCTTGCTAAGAAGCACAAATTTCCTTCGGTCAAGCTACTTTTGGTATGAAATCAATAGGCTAATTCAAGGAATTGATCATGAGATCACTAGAATACAGCAGCgcaaatatgagagagagagagagagagaccctGGCCAAGGGTGGGTCGCTGGCGTGACAGTTACGAGGTCGTCGTTCGACCGTTTCCAATTGCTCGTCCTCCATTAACACGAATGGTTGTGCTGTTCAACGATGATGGAATATATTGGGATCGGAAATATTAGGGTTTCAGAGatttgtattatatatataaggaaaatcaCCTAATCCTACCCCATCTATGAGTCCTACTTATATTAggaaactataatttttttttaaacgtaTTAGGAAACTATAATTATGAAACAAGGAacaatttttttacaaaaaaaaaaatctatattaaatataaaaagtgTCTTGGGAATAAAATATAGATTTTGATGAGGAGTTAAATACTCATCAACACTGGACAtcctttttattattattattattattattattattattattattcaccTGCGCAGGAGCATCAACTAGGATCAAAGGCTCCCATTCACTTAATAGAGAGTTTACCTGCGCAGTCATGATCAAGAGGACTTCCCAGCGCAGACCGAAGAAGGATCCTATCCACACCTACTCAACCCAGCTAAGGAAGCTAAACTCCATGCTGCACTGCTAGTATATATGCCTGCGCAGGCCAAAGCTGTACCTTTCAACTGAAAAGCTGCAAGTTAGTTAACTAAGAACGAACCTCAGATTATGGTAGCTATATGTGTTTGTACATGTAGAATACGTGAGGATTCAAAAGGCCAAAATTACCCATGTTCATGTAACATCTATAAATACCTCTTCTTCCTCGCTGTAAAGACCAGAATGAAAATAATGACAAAAGCATGAACTGTTCTACAAGTTCTTCCGCTTAGTTTTCTACTTTTTCAGTGATTTTGAGGACTTTAGGTTAAAATTCCGTCTATATTTCTCGATTATGGGTTATGA
It contains:
- the LOC131003532 gene encoding histone acetyltransferase HAC1-like is translated as MEDEQLETVERRPRNCHASDPPLARLRINLDAVAHAAQCESRSCKHLKCGMAKKMFRHVIVCRRGAGGCRSFDTTLRLLHAHTQACQQSNCNCRDLAERLMKRRQKHESSRMLRQQVERLAELQLHQPDAASTSSSIHSA